In Trifolium pratense cultivar HEN17-A07 linkage group LG7, ARS_RC_1.1, whole genome shotgun sequence, a genomic segment contains:
- the LOC123897692 gene encoding putative NAC domain-containing protein 94 codes for MEERNGCEKLDEIMLPGFRFHPTDEELVGFYLKRKIQQRPLAIELIKQLDIYKFDPWDLPKLASTGEKEWYFYCPRDRKYRNSTRPNRVTKAGFWKATGTDRPIYSSEGSRCIGLKKSLVFYKGRAAKGVKTDWMMHEFRLPSLIDSSSSPKKYVDKTIPANESWAICRIFKKTNATAQRALSHSWVPPLLETSTSNVLTNDGNQNQFYSSNMILTKKPMINQFCSTTNNTTQQLTTSSSTTLCPLDVTSYNDKPIIDPLIYKPLYRLPFSNDQDLNLSTGSLFSSPLETSCNKTSMDISSLLLGMSSEGTTSNYTNGLQDHYNNEYPFMANIIPNVNVPHVDEQELETVRSIGFPFTMPFNIGDAWKSSFVWDTSSCTSDEPSSYSTTKCYT; via the exons ATGGAAGAGAGAAATGGTTGTGAGAAACTTGACGAGATTATGCTTCCGGGGTTTAGGTTTCATCCAACAGATGAAGAACTTGTTGGATTTTACCTAAAGAGAAAGATTCAACAACGTCCTCTTGCTATTGAGCTCATCAAGCAGCTTGATATTTATAAATTTGATCCTTGGGATCTTCCAA AGTTGGCAAGTACAGGGGAGAAAGAGTGGTATTTTTACTGTCCAAGAGACAGAAAGTACAGGAACAGTACAAGACCTAATAGGGTAACAAAAGCTGGGTTTTGGAAAGCTACAGGAACAGATAGACCTATTTATTCATCAGAGGGTTCTAGGTGTATTGGTTTGAAGAAATCCTTAGTTTTCTACAAAGGTAGAGCTGCTAAAGGAGTCAAAACTGATTGGATGATGCATGAGTTTAGACTACCTTCTCTCATTGACTCATCATCATCTCCAAAGAAATATGTAGACAAGACCATTCCTGCTAAT GAATCTTGGGCAATCTGCAGGATATTCAAGAAAACAAATGCAACAGCTCAAAGAGCTCTCTCTCACTCATGGGTCCCACCTTTACTTGAAACATCCACCTCCAATGTTTTAACCAATGATGGAAACCAAAACCAATTTTATTCATCTAACATGATCTTGACAAAAAAACCTATGATAAACCAATTTTGTTCTACTACTAATAACACAACACAACAATTAACCACTTCTAGTAGTACAACACTTTGTCCTTTAGATGTTACATCTTATAATGATAAACCAATTATTGATCCATTGATTTACAAACCCTTATACCGATTACCATTTTCAAATGATCAAGATCTTAACCTTAGCACCGGCTCATTATTCTCTTCTCCTCTGGAAACATCTTGTAACAAAACTTCAATGGATATTTCTTCTTTGCTATTGGGTATGTCATCTGAAGGAACAACCTCAAACTACACTAATGGTTTACAAGATCACTACAATAATGAGTATCCATTTATGGCTAATATTATTCCTAATGTGAATGTGCCACATGTTGATGAACAAGAATTGGAGACAGTAAGATCCATTGGATTTCCATTTACTATGCCTTTCAATATTGGTGATGCATGGAAATCAAGTTTTGTTTGGGATACTTCCTCTTGTACTTCTGATGAACCCTCTAGTTATTCTACTACCAAGTGTTATACTTAG
- the LOC123897693 gene encoding 60S ribosomal protein L34, with product MVQRLTYRRRHSYATKSNQHRVVKTPGGKLVYQTTKKRASGPKCPVTGKRIQGIPHLRPTEYRRSRLPRNRRTVNRAYGGVLSGGAVRERIIRAFLVEEQKIVKKVLKIQKTKEKQALKG from the exons ATGGTTCAGAGACTTACCTACCGCCGGCGCCATAGCTATGCCACCAAATCAAACCAACATAGGGTTGTCAAAACCCCCG GTGGAAAGCTTGTTTATCAGACAACGAAGAAGAGAGCTAGTGGACCAAAATGCCCTGTTACTGGAAAGAGAATTCAAGgg ATTCCACATTTAAGGCCCACAGAGTACAGGAGATCAAGGTTGCCTAGAAACAGGAGGACCGTGAACCGTGCATATGGTGGAGTTTTATCTGGAGGTGCTGTTAGAGAAAG AATCATTCGAGCTTTCTTGGTTGAAGAACAAAAGATTGTCAAGAAAGTCTTGAAGATCCAAAAGACAAAGGAAAAACAAGCTTTGAAGGGCTGA
- the LOC123897694 gene encoding uncharacterized protein LOC123897694 yields MGTKNLVTLKTHIFSINLSFPNEFVYENLIWALASMWSFLGNYVVHSIGLILTYIFRCQRKNEQLVLEQKNLNQIEDYEFDNFTEELADLIFPSYEDFHIVSEEGKEGETEYSVLEKIDSDIQQDDEKGKGEINLFVLKEKNYDLNEYCKKNEEETKGCIFRHSVCDNVHEGVKKIDEYETECSVFKEGGSDFNQDDKKSIEDVDEEKEETKGSILIDTSYVNTTSESKFVPQKDFGDLEEQEEPMLLRFSFLNNVSYIKNEFSSIENIAKKEILEHIEEFHVDQEEESGKFTSNSNDDSLTYEIIGSNNSCEEFDCESLKKVEDLVETQKISFGREEVSHGFFECLNENEGSSYHEEYTFEDSFAKNEENFEKTEETMYEEEFDEREYDEEEDEDEYEWENDEVMEQIKLEMKNARQGGLATILEEEDDVEREYSSKVFEEKIKPLSIDEKKMEYKDHIVEIQKVYKCYAQKMRKLDVLNYQAMHSIGLLQLKDPPKLFLMQKSTVQHSKPLMIPQNLWPRKAQIHTSDPMLKLVNELHRDFELVYVGQICLSWEILCWQHEKIKELKKYDSQWPRRYNLVAGEFQLFQVLIQRFLEDEPFQQGHRIQNYVKNRCVIRNLLQVPTIKDDSTKDKKKVKWGEEDAIACERLAHIIKESMQMFWEFVKPDKEDGNVFHKVSHHKGNEGKDKEISDLLGDIQTQLHKKERKLKDKLRSGNCMVRKFRKHNEDQIQLDHEQLLAQVGLRLISRVINMKKLRKDHLIWCSEKLNQINFVDRKIPVESSFLLFPC; encoded by the exons ATGGGTACCAAAAACCTTGTTACGCTGAAAACTCATATTTTCTCAATCAATTTAAGTTTCCCTAATGAATTTGTGTATGAAAACTTGATTTGGGCTTTGGCTTCTATGTGGAGTTTCTTAGGCAACTATGTTGTTCATTCCATTGGGTTGATACTCACATACATATTCAG atGTCAAAGGAAAAATGAGCAACTTGttcttgaacaaaaaaatttgaatcaaattGAAGATTATGAGTTTGATAATTTCACAGAAGAGTTAGCTGATTTGATATTTCCAAGCTATGAAGATTTTCATATTGTAagtgaagaaggaaaagaaggaGAAACAGAGTACTCTGTTTTGGAAAAGATTGATTCTGATATTCAACAAGATGatgagaaaggtaaaggagaaataaatttatttgttttgaaggaaaaaaactatgatttgaatgaatattgtaagaaaaatgaagaagaaacaaaaggGTGTATTTTTAGGCATAGTGTTTGTGATAATGTTCATGAAGGTGTTAAGAAAATTGATGAATATGAAACAGAGTGCTCTGTTTTTAAAGAGGGCGGTTCCGATTTTAATCAAGATGATAAGAAGAGTATAGAAGATgttgatgaagaaaaagaagaaacaaaaggGTCTATTTTGATTGATACTAGCTATGTTAATACAACAAGTGAGAGTAAATTTGTGCCACAAAAAGATTTTGGTGATTtggaagaacaagaagaaccTATGCTATTAAGGTTCTCTTTCCTAAACAATgtttcttatataaaaaatgaattttcaagCATTGAAAATATAGCCAAGAAGGAAATATTAGAGCATATAGAGGAATTTCATGTTgatcaagaagaagaaagtgGAAAATTCACTTCCAACTCAAATGATGATTCTTTGACATATGAGATTATAGGTTCTAACAATTCATGTGAAGAGTTTGATTGTGAAAGTCTAAAGAAAGTTGAAGATTTGGTGGaaactcaaaaaatttcatttggTAGAGAAGAAGTCTCACATGGTTTTTTTGAGTGCTTAAATGAAAATGAAGGTTCTTCGTATCATGAAGAATACACATTCGAAGATAGCTTTGCGAAAAACGAAGAAAACTTCGAGAAAACCGAAGAAACTATGTATGAAGAAGAGTTTGATGAAAGGGaatatgatgaagaagaagatgaggaTGAATATGAGTGGGAGAATGATGAGGTAATGGAACAAATAAAATTGGAAATGAAAAATGCAAGACAAGGAGGACTTGCAACAAttttggaagaagaagatgatgtaGAAAGAGAGTACTCATCAAAAGTTTTTGAAGAGAAAATAAAGCCATTGAGTATTGATGAGAAAAAGATGGAATACAAAGATCACATTGTTGAAATTCAAAAGGTTTACAAATGCTATGCACAAAAGATGAGGAAACTTGATGTCTTGAATTATCAAGCAATGCATTCAATAG GTCTTCTTCAACTAAAAGACcctccaaaattatttttaatgcaaaaatCAACCGTCCAACATAGCAAGCCTCTAATGATCCCTCAGAATTTGTGGCCACGCAAAGCACAAATTCACACATCTGACCCAATGTTGAAGCTTGTTAATGAATTGCATAGGGATTTTGAACTTGTTTATGTTGGCCAAATTTGTCTCTCTTGGGAAATCCTATGTTGGCAGCATGAGAAAATCAAAGAGTTGAAAAAATATGATTCACAATGGCCTCGTAGGTATAATCTAGTTGCTGGTGAATTTCAACTTTTTCAAGTCCTTATTCAACGGTTCTTAGAGGATGAGCCATTTCAACAAGGTCATAGGATTCAAAATTATGTCAAGAATCGATGTGTCATTCGCAATTTGCTCCAAGTTCCAACCATCAAAG ATGATAGTACAAaggataagaaaaaagttaAGTGGGGTGAAGAGGATGCAATTGCTTGTGAAAGGTTAGCACACATAATTAAGGAATCCATGCAAATGTTTTGGGAATTTGTAAAACCAGATAAAGAGGATGGGAATGTGTTCCATAAAGTATCTCATCACAAAGGGAATGAGGGCAAGGACAAAGAAATTTCAGATCTTCTAGGGGATATCCAAACACAACTGCATAAG AAGGAGAGAAAGCTGAAGGACAAACTGAGAAGTGGAAATTGCATGGTAAGAAAGTTCCGAAAACACAATGAAGATCAAATTCAGCTGGATCATGAGCAGTTGCTGGCTCAAGTGGGATTAAGGTTGATTTCAAGGGTGATAAACATGAAAAAGTTGAGAAAAGATCATCTAATATGGTGTAGTGAAAAGTTAAACCAAATCAATTTTGTTGACAGGAAGATTCCAGTGGAGTCTTCTTTTTTGCTTTTTCCTTGTTGA